TGCTTGGTGGACAGGAACGCCCAAAGGAACTGGCTGAAGGCCACGCCCTGAGCGGCGCGGCGGGCGCCGAGCTCGAGGTAGCGCCGCTCGATCTCGACTTCACTCTTACCCATCAGCCAGTCGCTTAGGTTGCGATAGATCTCGTAGGTGCGCTCTTCCAGCTCGTCGACGGGAACACAGCGGCGCAGGTCGCTGGCCCGCTCGGACGACTGCAGCTTGTTGAGCAAGCCCTGGGAGAGTTCGGAGGAGCGGGATTCGATCAGTTGGACCAGCCGGGCGGTGACCATGGTGCGCCTCCTTGAGTCTGAGGCAATTCTAGCGCGATTGTGGCCGGTTTTGGCTGTGCGCGCGGTGACGCGAAAAACTGACAAAAGGTCTTCTCCTCCGTCTATGCTGCATTGAGCCCATCTCGATTTCGGTAAACCACGGAGAGCAAAGCCATGAAAAGTTCGTCTCGTCCAGTTCCAGGAGTGGCGGGCGGCCGCGAACTGATTGTGATCGGGGCGTTCGCTGCCGTGAAACTGGTTCTCCATCTGGCAACTGCAGCCCACTACGGATATTTCCGCGACGAGTTGTACTTCATCGCTCAAAGCGAACATCTGGACTGGGGTTATGTGGACGTGGCACCCATGACCGCGTGGCTGGCCAGGCTGATGCGCATGCTGTTGGGTGACTCGCTGTTCGCGATCCACGTGCTGCCGGCCCTGGCGGGGGCCGCGACGATAGTTCTAACGGGCCTGCTGGCCCGCGAGTTGGGCGGACGTCGCTTTGCGGTGGGGCTGGCCTGCCTGGTGGTGCTGCTGGCCCCGGTGTTCCTGGTCGACGACAGCCTGCTCGGTCCTGGGGCGCTGGAGCGACTGCTTTGGGTAGCCTGCACCTACTGCGTGGTGCTGGCGATCCGGCGGCAAGAGCCGAGGTACTGGCTCCTGTTCGGAATGCTGGCTGGATTGGGACTGGAAACCAAGCATTCTTTCCTCTTCTTCGGCTTCGGACTTTTCACGGGCCTGCTGCTAACGAATGAACGGAACAGGTTCCGTGAGCGGCATATCTGGATCGCCGGCGCAATCGCTTTACTCCTGTTCCTGCCGAATCTCGTGTGGCAAATACATCACGACTTTCCCACAATCGAGGGACTACGCAACGTACAGCGGCAACAGAAGAACGTGGTGTTTTCGCCTTCAGGATATGTGTTCCAGCAGATCCTGATGCTTTTGCCTACGAGCGTGCTCGTGTGGATGGCAGGCCTGTGGTTCTACTTCTTCCATGAGCACGGACAGCGTTACCGCCTGCTGGGCTGGACCTATCTGGCGGTGCTGCTGATGATGATCGGCCTGAAAGGCAAACCCTACTACATGGCACCGCTGTACCCCATGCTTCTGGCCGGTGGCGCCGTGTGGATCGATGAGATCGCGAACCGACACCGATGGAGGTGGCTGCGGCCAGTGAGCGTGGCACTGATCCTCCTGCCGGGGGTCGCGTCGGCGCCGGGGTTCCTGCCGGTGCTGCCCCCGGAGCAGGCCGTAACGTACATGGAGAGAATGCGGTTGCGCCCATCCAAGACCGAGGTGGGCCACATGGGCGCGCTGCCTCAGTACTTCGGGGACCGCTTCGGATGGCCGGAAATGGTGGAGGCCGTAGCGCAGGCGTACAACGCGCTCCCTCCGGAGGAGCGAGCGCAGACAGGAATCCTCGCCAACAACTACGGTGAGGCCGGAGCAATCGACCTGCTGGGGAGGAAATACGGACTTCCGAAGGCGACTTCACCACACCAAAACTATTTCTACTGGGGACCGGGGGAACAGAAGCGGAACTACATCGTCCTGCAGGACGAGGAAGAGCACCTGCGTGAGGTGTGCGATGCGGTGGAAGTAGTGGCGGTGCTGGACCATCCCTACGCGATGCAGGAGGAGCGCCGACCGGTGCACCTGTGCCGCGGGCTGCGGCTCAACCTGAAGGAACGCTGGCCGCGCATGAAGCACTGGAATTAGCGGGCTCCGAACAGACGCAGGCCGGCGATGCCGATGACGATGAGCGCGATACTGGCGAGCCGCAGTCCGTGGCTGGATTCGGCGAACAGGACCATGCCCAGTACCGCCGTGCCCAGCGCGCCGATGCCGGTCCACACGGCGTAGGCCGTGCCGATGGGGAGCCTCTCGGCGGCCAGTCCAAGCAGCCAGAAACTGGCAAAGCCGGCGGTGAAGACGATGCCGGTTGGCAGCGCGCGACTAAAGCCCTCCGAATACTTCAGGGCGATGGCCCAAATGATCTCGAAAACCCCGGCGAGGAGCAGGTAGAGCCAGGACATTTCTGTTTCACCTCGGTAGCGGACAGTCTAGCGCCCGCGGCGGGAATCAAACCCAAGATCCTTCGCTCGGGCTTCCCGCGCGGGAAGCAGTCGCGCCAGGGGGGCTCCTTCGCTTCGCTCAGGATCTCGGCGCGCGGCTGAGACGCCGCGCAAGCGCTCAACCTCGGCCAGGATGACAGCATCAAGGAAGTAGGTGCTTCTATGCACCAGCGCCATGACACTTCTTGTATTTCTTGCCGGAGCCGCAGGGGCAGGGGTCGTTGCGGCCGACCTTGGCCGTGGAGCGAACCACCTGTTGGACGGGCTGGTAGTCGCCGGAGCCGGCCAGGCGGGCGGCTTCCAGTTCGCGGCGTTTGCGGCGCTGGAACTCCTGCTCGATCTCGTCGATGGAGGTGGCGCGCGGGCGTCGTCCGCCGTCCGCTGAACCGCGGGCAGACGGGATGCGAGCGCCGGGAGCTTCCGCGGCCTCCGGCTCCGGAACGTGGCGCTCTAGTTCCGGGCCGCCGCTGACCACCTGCATCAGGTAGAGGTAGCGGACGGTCTCGTCCTGGAAGCGCTGCATCATCTCCTCAAACATCTGGAAGGACTCGCGCTTGTACTCCACCAGAGGATCCTTCTGGCCGTAGCCGCGCAGGCCGATGCCCTCCTTGAGGTGGTCCATGGAAAGGAGGTGGTCTTTCCACTGGCTGTCGAGGACGCTGAGCATGATGAGGCGCTCGTGGTAGCGCATGGCCTCCGAGCCGATGAGCTTTTCCTTGGCCTCGTAACGCTCGCGAAGCTTTTCGAAGATGGCGTCGCCGAGCTCGCTGCGGTTGAGCCTTTCGGGCTGGATGCCCTCGGCGAGGATATCCACGCCGAAGCGGGTGAAGAGCTGGTTCTTGAGCGCGGTCAGGTCCCAGTCGTCGGGGTGGACCTTCTCCGGGCAGTACTGGCCGAGAAGGTCGGAGAGGATGGCGGCGACGTAGCCGTCTTCGCCGATGATGAGGTCGCGCTGGTCGAGTCCCTCGAGCAACTGGCGGCGCAGGCCGTAGACGGCCTCGCGCTGCTTGTTCATGACGTCGTCGTACTCGAGCAAGTGCTTGCGGGCTTCGAAGTGCTGCGCCTCCACGGCTTTCTGCGCGGCCTCGATGCGGCGGGTGATGAGGCGGCTCTCGATGGGCACGCCTTCTTCCATGCCCAAACGCTTGAGCATGTTGGAAACCCATTCGCGGGCGAAGATGCGCATGAGGTCGTCTTCGAGCGAGAGGTAGAAGCGCGAAGAGCCGGGATCGCCCTGGCGCCCGGCGCGTCCGCGGAGCTGGTTGTCGATGCGGCGGGCCTCGTGGCGTTCGGTGCCGAGGATGTGGAGGCCGCCCAGAGTTACGACTTCATCATGCTCGGAGTCGGTCTGGCGCCTGTAGTGCTCAAAGACCTCGTTCCACTGCGCCAGGGGGACTTCATACTCGTTGCCCTGGTAATAGAACAGGGTCATGTCCTCGGATTCGGCGCGGGCCTGGATCTTGCCGGCCGCGGCGGCCAACGGACGAGCCACGCCGCGCTTCACCAGCTCCTGCTTGGCCATGAAGTCGGGATTGCCGCCCAGCAGGATGTCGGTGCCGCGGCCGGCCATGTTGGTGGCGATGGTGACAGAACCTTTGCGGCCGGCCTGGGCCACGATCTCGGCCTCGCGTTCGTGGTACTTGGCGTTGAGGACAACGTGGGTCACGCCGCGCTTCTTCAACAGCTCGGAGAGGCGCTCGGACTTCTCGATGGAGGTAGTGCCTACCAGCACCGGGCGTCCGGATTCGTTGAACTGCTCGATCTCCTGGGCGACGGCCTCGTATTTCTCTTTCTCCGTACGATAGACGACGTCGGGATGCTCCTCGCGGCGGAGCGGCTTGTTGGTTGGAATCACTATGACGTCGAGCTTGTAGATCTTGTCGAACTCGGCGGCTTCGGTCTCCGCCGTGCCGGTCATGCCCGCCAGCTTCTTGTACATGCGGAAATAATTCTGGAACGTGATGGTGGCCAGGGTCTGGTTCTCGCGCTCGATGGTGACGCCTTCCTTGGCTTCGATGGCCTGGTGGAGCCCGTCGGACCAACGACGGCCGGGCATCAGGCGGCCCGTGAATTCGTCCACGATGATGACTTCGCCATCCTTCACCACGTACTGCACGTCGCGCTTGTAGAGCGCATGCGCTTTCACGGCCGTCTCGACGTGGTGCTTGAGGGCCCAGTTTTCCGGGTCGGCGATGTTGCCTATGCCCAGGAGCTTCTCGACCTTTTCCCAGCCCTCGTCGGTGATGGTGATGGTGTGGTGTTTTTCATCCACTACGTAATCGCCGGTGAGAATCCTGTTCTCACCTTCCTTAATCTCTTCGCCGCGTTCCAGCTTGGGGATGATGCGGTTGACGCGATAGTACTTGTCGGTGGATTCCTCACTGGCGCCGGAGATGATGAGCGGTGTGCGGGCCTCGTCGATGAGGATGGAGTCCACCTCGTCGACGATGGCGTAGTTGTGGCCGCGCTGGACGCACTCCGAGAGGTCGAACTTCATGTTGTCGCGCAGGTAGTCGAAACCGTACTCGTTGTTGGTGCCGTAGGTAACGTCGGCGGCATAGGCTTCGCGGCGCTCGTTGTCGTCGAGGCCGTGCACGATGACCCCGACGGTCAGGCCGAGGAAGCGGTAGATCTGGCCCATCCATTCGGAGTCGCGCTTGGCCAGGTAATCGTTGACCGTGACCACGTGGACGCCGCGGCCGGGAAGCGCGTTGAGATAGACCGGGAGGGTCGCCACCAGCGTCTTGCCTTCACCGGTCTTCATCTCGGCGATCTTGCCCTGGTGCAGCACCATGCCGCCGATGAGCTGCACGTCAAAGTGGCGCATGTTGAGGGTGCGGCGGCCGGCCTCGCGGACTACGGCAAAAGCTTCCGGCAAGAGATCGTCGAGGGCTTCGCGCTCGCCGCGGCGCAGCTCGTTCTGGGCGCGTTCGACTTCGTCCGGGCCCAGTTCGCGGGCGCGCTCGAGATCGGCCTCGTAGGGTTCCAGGTGTTTGCGGATTCGCTCGCGGAATTGGTCGGTCTTGGCGCGCAGCTCGCCGTCGGTAAGGCGCTCGATCTCGGGCTCGAGCGCATTGATGCGCTCGACCAGAGGCTGGAGACGCTTGATCTCCCGCTCGTTACGGGTGCCGATGACCTTGGCCAGCAGGACGTTGAGCAATCGGAAGTTCCTTCAGCAGGCACAGGCGTGCCCAGAAGACAGCGTACCACATTGGATGCAGACGGCCGGGCAGGCGGTGCGGGGCCGGGTAGCTCCTAGCGACTAGCCTCTAGCTCCTAGCTCGGGCCATGGGCAATGATGCGGCGCGATAGAATAGATGCTTCGTGGAACCGCAATTCTCTATTCAGGGAGCGATACGATGAAGGCAGGGATTCGGGCATTTTGGGTCGTCACGATCGCGGTGGGGATGGTGTGGGCGGCATCCAAACCAGCGAAAAAGATCGTGGAACTCAAGAACGCCAAGGGTGAGAGCGTAGGCACGGCGACGCTCGTAATGAAGGACCACGCGGGCGTGGGCATCACGCTGCGGCTGAAGAACCTGCCGCCGGGCGAGCACGCCATCCACATCCATCAGAACGCCAAGTGTGAAGCCGACCCTGCGGCACCGCAGGACGCGTTCAAGTCCGCCGGGGGGCACTTCAATCCCAACGGCAAGAAGCACGGTTTGGAGAACCCTGAGGGACACCACAACGGCGACATGTACAACATCACGGTGGACAAGGACGGCCGGTGCTGCAGTAAGGACAATGTGAGGCACGGTCTGCTGAATGACCAGGTAACGCTGGAAGAAGGGCCGGCGAACTCGCTCTTCGCCAACGGCGGAACCGCGCTGGTGATCCACGAGAAGGCCGACGACATGAAGTCCGATCCGGCGGGCAACGCCGGTGCAAGAATCGCGTGCGGGGTGATTGTGAAGTAGCCGTTAGCTTCTAGCTCTAGCTTGTGACAGTTGTCCGATTGTCACTTGGCAGGTGGCGTTGGGTACTGGAGCTTGGGCAGCCTAATCTCGTGTTCGAACTGCTGCCCGACGAAGACTCGCCTCTGCGCTTCATCGTTCATTCGTTTTGCGCAACGGCCCTGCCGTTGTTTGTCGTGCTTGCACCTTGGCTCTTGATCGAGCTGCTCGCGCCCAGTGCTCCCACTTCCGCTTTGGCAAGAGGATGGCTCCATCTGGGTGACTGCTTATTCGAACCGCCGTTGTACCTCGGCCCCTTCCTCATAGGGCTGAGTCTTCGGCCGGCTCATCAATGGCTACCTCGGGGATGGCGAGGCAAAGTGGGTCTGGGTAATTCCCGGAACTCTTTGGGCGTTGCAAGGCGGTCCTTTCTACGAATGGCTGAGTTGGGACAGCGATGAGTGTTTTGGGCAAATTCTGTTCAGCATGCCGTTCTTCGCCTCGGCTGGATACTCCATTGGTGCCTACTACGGGAGGCGTGCAGGTG
This genomic stretch from Terriglobales bacterium harbors:
- a CDS encoding superoxide dismutase family protein, translating into MKAGIRAFWVVTIAVGMVWAASKPAKKIVELKNAKGESVGTATLVMKDHAGVGITLRLKNLPPGEHAIHIHQNAKCEADPAAPQDAFKSAGGHFNPNGKKHGLENPEGHHNGDMYNITVDKDGRCCSKDNVRHGLLNDQVTLEEGPANSLFANGGTALVIHEKADDMKSDPAGNAGARIACGVIVK
- the secA gene encoding preprotein translocase subunit SecA produces the protein MLNVLLAKVIGTRNEREIKRLQPLVERINALEPEIERLTDGELRAKTDQFRERIRKHLEPYEADLERARELGPDEVERAQNELRRGEREALDDLLPEAFAVVREAGRRTLNMRHFDVQLIGGMVLHQGKIAEMKTGEGKTLVATLPVYLNALPGRGVHVVTVNDYLAKRDSEWMGQIYRFLGLTVGVIVHGLDDNERREAYAADVTYGTNNEYGFDYLRDNMKFDLSECVQRGHNYAIVDEVDSILIDEARTPLIISGASEESTDKYYRVNRIIPKLERGEEIKEGENRILTGDYVVDEKHHTITITDEGWEKVEKLLGIGNIADPENWALKHHVETAVKAHALYKRDVQYVVKDGEVIIVDEFTGRLMPGRRWSDGLHQAIEAKEGVTIERENQTLATITFQNYFRMYKKLAGMTGTAETEAAEFDKIYKLDVIVIPTNKPLRREEHPDVVYRTEKEKYEAVAQEIEQFNESGRPVLVGTTSIEKSERLSELLKKRGVTHVVLNAKYHEREAEIVAQAGRKGSVTIATNMAGRGTDILLGGNPDFMAKQELVKRGVARPLAAAAGKIQARAESEDMTLFYYQGNEYEVPLAQWNEVFEHYRRQTDSEHDEVVTLGGLHILGTERHEARRIDNQLRGRAGRQGDPGSSRFYLSLEDDLMRIFAREWVSNMLKRLGMEEGVPIESRLITRRIEAAQKAVEAQHFEARKHLLEYDDVMNKQREAVYGLRRQLLEGLDQRDLIIGEDGYVAAILSDLLGQYCPEKVHPDDWDLTALKNQLFTRFGVDILAEGIQPERLNRSELGDAIFEKLRERYEAKEKLIGSEAMRYHERLIMLSVLDSQWKDHLLSMDHLKEGIGLRGYGQKDPLVEYKRESFQMFEEMMQRFQDETVRYLYLMQVVSGGPELERHVPEPEAAEAPGARIPSARGSADGGRRPRATSIDEIEQEFQRRKRRELEAARLAGSGDYQPVQQVVRSTAKVGRNDPCPCGSGKKYKKCHGAGA
- a CDS encoding glycosyltransferase family 39 protein, whose protein sequence is MKSSSRPVPGVAGGRELIVIGAFAAVKLVLHLATAAHYGYFRDELYFIAQSEHLDWGYVDVAPMTAWLARLMRMLLGDSLFAIHVLPALAGAATIVLTGLLARELGGRRFAVGLACLVVLLAPVFLVDDSLLGPGALERLLWVACTYCVVLAIRRQEPRYWLLFGMLAGLGLETKHSFLFFGFGLFTGLLLTNERNRFRERHIWIAGAIALLLFLPNLVWQIHHDFPTIEGLRNVQRQQKNVVFSPSGYVFQQILMLLPTSVLVWMAGLWFYFFHEHGQRYRLLGWTYLAVLLMMIGLKGKPYYMAPLYPMLLAGGAVWIDEIANRHRWRWLRPVSVALILLPGVASAPGFLPVLPPEQAVTYMERMRLRPSKTEVGHMGALPQYFGDRFGWPEMVEAVAQAYNALPPEERAQTGILANNYGEAGAIDLLGRKYGLPKATSPHQNYFYWGPGEQKRNYIVLQDEEEHLREVCDAVEVVAVLDHPYAMQEERRPVHLCRGLRLNLKERWPRMKHWN
- a CDS encoding multidrug efflux SMR transporter gives rise to the protein MSWLYLLLAGVFEIIWAIALKYSEGFSRALPTGIVFTAGFASFWLLGLAAERLPIGTAYAVWTGIGALGTAVLGMVLFAESSHGLRLASIALIVIGIAGLRLFGAR